Proteins from a genomic interval of Harpia harpyja isolate bHarHar1 chromosome 9, bHarHar1 primary haplotype, whole genome shotgun sequence:
- the LOC128146650 gene encoding scale keratin-like — protein MSSGGQLMSSRCSSPCEVTCPEPCANTWSQPCVTSCGDSRAVVYPPPVVITFPGPILSSCPQESFVGTSFPSPIGGFSGPMGSVESGGSFGSGGSYGGSSSLGMGGSYGGGSSLGMGGSYGGGSSLGMGGSYGGGSSFGSGGSYGGSRSFGSSYRGGRSFGSSSYGGGFGGSCGGGGSYGGGSLGGGRCFGGGSSQSGGGYSSYRRFGGGSCSSGCF, from the coding sequence ATGTCTTCAGGAGGCCAGCTCATGAGCAGTAGATGCTCCTCACCCTGCGAGGTGACCTGCCCAGAGCCATGCGCTAACACCTGGAGCCAGCCCTGCGTCACCTCCTGTGGGGACTCCCGTGCTGTGGTCTACCCACCGCCTGtggtcatcaccttcccaggccccatcctcagctcctgccCTCAGGAGAGCTTCGTGGGCACCTCGTTCCCATCACCCATTGGGGGGTTTTCAGGGCCAATGGGCTCTGTTGAATCAGGGGGTTCATTTGGTTCTGGGGGTTCATATGGAGGAAGCAGTTCATTAGGGATGGGTGGCTCATATGGTGGGGGCAgttccctggggatggggggctCGTACGGAGGTGGCAgttccctggggatggggggctCGTACGGAGGGGGTAGTTCATTTGGCTCTGGGGGCTCATATGGAGGAAGCAGGTCATTTGGGAGCTCATACAGAGGCGGAAGATCCTTTGGCTCCAGCTCCTATGGTGGGGGCTTTGGGGGCTCCTGTGGAGGAGGCGGCTCCTATGGTGGGGGCTCCTTGGGAGGAGGCCGGTGCTTTGGTGGGGGGAGCTCTCAGAGTGGTGGGGGCTACTCTAGTTACAGGAGATTTGGCGGAGGAAGCTGTAGCTCCGGTTGTTTCTGA
- the LOC128146653 gene encoding claw keratin-like, translating to MSSYGQMLSSRCAPPCEVRCSQPPIDCWNEPCITSCGDSRAIVYAPPVVVTFPGPIISSCPQESFVGTAIPEIEGQMGSGGGEMGSGGGGMGSGSSCGGGSSYGMGSHGLGGSYGGMGGGSYGGEGSCGGGISRLGSFYRNSYFSGFGRNYLPFFSRGYYRYRYGNYGAF from the coding sequence ATGTCTTCCTATGGACAGATGCTTAGCTCCCGCTGTGCTCCGCCATGTGAAGTGAGATGCTCGCAACCACCTATTGACTGTTGGAATGAACCCTGTATCACATCATGCGGAGATTCAAGAGCAATTGTGTATGCGCCACCTGTTGTCGTGACTTTCCCGGGACCCATTATCAGCTCGTGCCCTCAGGAAAGTTTTGTGGGAACTGCCATACCTGAAATTGAGGGTCAGATGGGCTCTGGAGGTGGAGAGATGGGCTCTGGAGGTGGAGGAATGGGCTCTGGCAGTTCTTGTGGTGGAGGCAGCTCCTATGGGATGGGCTCCCATGGTTTAGGTGGTTCTTATGGTGGCATGGGAGGGGGCTCATATGGTGGAGAGGGCTCGTGTGGTGGTGGAATCTCCCGTTTGGGAAGCTTTTACCGAAACTCATATTTTTCAGGATTTGGTAGAAATTatctcccctttttttccagaGGTTATTATAGGTATCGCTATGGAAACTATGGGGCATTTTAA